A region of Flavobacterium indicum GPTSA100-9 = DSM 17447 DNA encodes the following proteins:
- a CDS encoding DUF1842 domain-containing protein, with protein MSTQSNLAGAYLAQGTIGNVGMPGAPIVHFSFVVVPSQHKVSGAVQITQATENGNYSGQVTGTLYATGLGNVTQIVAVKGTIHSEGVMPIEIPFEAHLAIDGSWNGTGGFSYANTHVESVPVTSK; from the coding sequence ATGTCAACACAATCAAATTTAGCTGGTGCTTATTTAGCACAAGGAACAATAGGAAACGTAGGTATGCCTGGTGCTCCAATCGTTCATTTTTCATTCGTTGTAGTTCCTTCACAACATAAAGTAAGTGGAGCTGTACAAATCACGCAAGCTACTGAAAATGGAAATTATAGCGGACAAGTTACAGGAACATTATATGCAACAGGTTTAGGAAATGTTACACAAATTGTAGCAGTTAAAGGAACCATTCATTCAGAAGGGGTAATGCCAATTGAAATTCCGTTTGAAGCACATTTAGCAATTGATGGTTCATGGAATGGTACAGGAGGTTTCAGTTATGCTAATACGCATGTTGAATCAGTTCCAGTTACTTCTAAATAA
- a CDS encoding ExbD/TolR family protein, whose amino-acid sequence MHNSLHSYGRKSLTPKTKKLIPFVDVTAMVNLSFLLILFFMLQSFIQKPQALDLELPDKNSVTCGGSNIISYIEGWRTITIILGKNNEVITYQGQINDPIEFPKRFKLDSESFKTYLLQKGNEFCSRVNNPIKEKLFINLKPSDYSKYSDLVTTIDLINTVIQTNYSINELNKLENKMVVQNAKTSL is encoded by the coding sequence ATGCATAACAGTTTACATTCCTATGGCCGAAAAAGTTTAACTCCAAAAACTAAAAAACTAATTCCTTTTGTAGATGTAACAGCTATGGTGAATTTATCATTTCTGTTAATACTATTTTTCATGCTCCAAAGTTTTATTCAAAAACCACAAGCTCTGGATTTAGAATTACCTGATAAAAACAGCGTTACTTGTGGGGGATCGAATATAATATCTTATATTGAGGGTTGGCGTACAATAACTATTATTCTAGGAAAAAACAATGAAGTAATCACTTATCAAGGACAAATTAATGATCCTATTGAATTTCCAAAAAGATTTAAGTTAGATTCCGAAAGTTTTAAAACGTATCTTTTACAAAAAGGAAATGAATTTTGTTCTAGAGTCAACAATCCAATAAAAGAGAAATTATTCATCAATTTAAAACCCAGTGATTATAGTAAATATTCCGATTTAGTCACTACAATAGACCTTATAAATACTGTAATTCAAACCAACTATAGTATAAATGAATTAAATAAACTCGAAAATAAAATGGTGGTCCAAAATGCAAAAACGTCCCTATAA
- a CDS encoding T9SS type A sorting domain-containing protein, whose protein sequence is MKQKTTLMILKHYYLHFFTVLIMMFFSENVYSQLYSNGAISTGVTHLATSTSAPAGYTWSELQTPAGTLGFSSFYNNALTNDFAIAEEFVVPAGQSWSLTNVNFYGYQTNYAGLTIPIDALRIRIWNGDPSLGTSSVVYGDMTTNVLNAAGSGEEFIYRVSNATGTTRRVWRFNATISTILNPGTYWIEYQVHALNDSSIFMPPVTILNTQSDPNWTAKQRNANTWAALIDTGSSFNRSMPFQLIGTDLLGIEFSAGTSNFSMYPMPVKEVCNFRLNKQLLENPDSLTIYDFKGALVFKQSNIESSDFSVNLSSLQTGLYFVKILDKNGKMLYSNKLMKE, encoded by the coding sequence ATGAAACAAAAAACTACTTTGATGATTTTAAAACATTACTATTTACATTTTTTTACAGTACTAATAATGATGTTTTTTTCTGAGAATGTATATTCTCAATTGTATTCTAATGGCGCAATTTCAACTGGTGTAACACATCTTGCGACAAGTACAAGTGCACCAGCAGGTTATACTTGGTCAGAATTACAAACACCTGCTGGAACTCTAGGTTTTTCCTCTTTTTATAACAATGCATTGACTAATGATTTTGCTATAGCTGAAGAATTTGTAGTGCCGGCTGGACAATCGTGGAGTTTGACAAATGTTAATTTTTACGGATATCAAACAAACTATGCGGGATTAACAATTCCAATTGATGCTTTAAGAATTAGAATTTGGAATGGAGATCCTTCTTTAGGAACTTCTTCAGTTGTATATGGTGATATGACGACCAATGTGTTAAATGCTGCTGGGAGTGGGGAAGAATTTATTTATAGAGTATCCAATGCTACAGGGACAACTAGAAGAGTTTGGCGCTTTAATGCAACCATTTCTACAATATTAAATCCAGGAACTTATTGGATCGAATATCAAGTACATGCTTTAAATGACAGTTCCATTTTTATGCCACCAGTTACAATACTAAATACACAAAGTGATCCTAATTGGACTGCAAAGCAAAGAAACGCCAATACTTGGGCGGCTTTGATTGATACAGGTTCCTCATTTAATAGATCTATGCCATTTCAATTAATCGGGACTGATCTTTTAGGAATTGAATTTAGTGCTGGGACATCCAACTTTAGTATGTATCCTATGCCTGTAAAAGAAGTTTGTAATTTCAGATTGAATAAACAACTTTTAGAAAATCCAGATTCGTTAACTATTTATGATTTTAAAGGTGCATTAGTCTTTAAACAATCAAATATTGAATCTTCTGATTTTTCAGTAAATCTTTCAAGCTTACAAACAGGACTTTATTTTGTTAAAATATTGGATAAAAATGGAAAGATGTTGTATTCTAATAAGTTGATGAAGGAATAA
- the rpe gene encoding ribulose-phosphate 3-epimerase → MKNTLIAPSVLAADFANLQRDIEMINASEADWFHIDIMDGVFVPNISFGMPVLDAISKHAKKTIDVHLMIVDPDRFITTFKKLGADILTVHYEACTHLHRTLQAIKAEGMKAGVAVNPHTNVALLEDIINDIDLVCIMSVNPGFGGQSFIEKSYNKVAQLAEIIRRNKANTLIEIDGGVTNKNAKQLVEAGANVLVAGSYVFGAQDPIATIADLKEITK, encoded by the coding sequence ATGAAAAATACTTTAATTGCTCCTTCAGTCCTTGCCGCTGATTTTGCCAACTTACAACGCGATATTGAAATGATCAATGCTAGTGAGGCCGATTGGTTTCATATTGATATTATGGACGGCGTTTTTGTTCCGAATATTTCATTTGGAATGCCTGTTTTAGATGCTATTTCCAAGCATGCAAAAAAAACAATTGACGTACACTTAATGATAGTGGATCCTGACCGATTTATTACAACGTTTAAAAAATTAGGCGCTGATATTTTAACAGTACATTACGAGGCTTGTACTCATTTACACAGAACCCTTCAAGCCATCAAAGCAGAAGGTATGAAAGCGGGAGTTGCTGTTAATCCTCACACGAATGTTGCTTTACTAGAAGATATTATTAATGATATTGACTTGGTTTGTATAATGAGTGTAAATCCAGGTTTTGGAGGACAGTCATTTATTGAAAAATCCTACAATAAAGTAGCGCAATTAGCTGAAATTATTAGACGAAATAAAGCTAATACTTTAATTGAAATCGACGGCGGAGTAACAAATAAAAACGCTAAACAATTAGTGGAAGCAGGTGCTAATGTTTTAGTTGCTGGAAGTTATGTCTTTGGCGCACAAGATCCTATTGCAACTATAGCCGATTTAAAAGAAATTACAAAATAA
- a CDS encoding HD domain-containing protein: MDLKEKYIVLLKELGFDNNEIEVLWNNLVKAYTAKSRYYHNLKHLKEMIEQYEMYYAQLTFPVEVLYAIFYHDYIYKVTCKENELKSAEYAVSILPKHTMINKELIYDMIVATKMHQQNRVADINWLIDFDLKILSKEWIDYEVYFKQIRKEYKIYPNLLYNPGRRKALEHFLENEFIYQTETFRTKYEKQARENINKEISLL; the protein is encoded by the coding sequence GTGGATTTAAAAGAAAAATACATTGTTTTGTTAAAAGAATTGGGTTTCGATAACAACGAAATAGAGGTTTTATGGAATAATTTGGTAAAAGCCTATACCGCAAAAAGTAGGTATTATCATAATTTGAAGCATTTGAAAGAAATGATAGAGCAGTATGAAATGTATTATGCACAACTCACTTTTCCTGTTGAGGTTTTGTATGCTATTTTCTATCATGACTACATTTACAAAGTAACATGCAAAGAAAATGAACTGAAAAGCGCCGAATATGCTGTTTCTATTTTGCCAAAACATACAATGATTAATAAAGAATTGATTTATGATATGATAGTGGCCACAAAAATGCATCAACAAAATAGAGTAGCGGATATAAATTGGTTAATCGATTTCGATTTGAAAATTTTATCTAAAGAATGGATTGATTATGAAGTGTATTTCAAACAAATAAGAAAAGAGTATAAAATTTATCCCAACTTACTTTATAATCCAGGACGAAGAAAGGCGTTAGAGCATTTTTTAGAAAATGAATTTATCTATCAAACAGAGACTTTTAGAACAAAATATGAGAAGCAAGCAAGAGAAAATATAAATAAGGAAATATCATTACTGTAA
- a CDS encoding helix-turn-helix transcriptional regulator, producing the protein MAQNKNALIRYKTIDKCLQNKYRTWTLDDLIEACSNALYEFEGKENAVSKRTIQLDIQMMRSEKLGYNAPIEVYDKKYYRYAEEDFSITDIPLTETDINVLTETVSMLKQFKDFSLFSDVSDILQRLEDKIYAEKSNTRPIIHLDKNDNLKGLHFLDVLYQAIVKKVVLKLEYKSFKALETSSFYFHPFVLKEFNNRWFLIGRRKASQPIVNLALDRIVSVDFEFGMDYLEENFDAEYYFRDVVGVTVNHGLKARKIEIKIDAANAPYVLTKPLHRSQRLIETYPDGSVLLHLFLIINYELERLLLGFGSSLEVIKPDGFRKRMHEIIQKALAKYEDN; encoded by the coding sequence ATGGCTCAAAATAAAAATGCTCTAATCCGATATAAAACGATTGATAAATGTTTGCAAAACAAATACCGCACCTGGACATTGGATGATTTAATAGAAGCTTGTTCAAATGCGTTATATGAATTTGAAGGTAAAGAAAATGCGGTAAGCAAGCGAACAATTCAGTTGGATATTCAAATGATGCGTAGTGAAAAATTAGGATATAATGCACCTATTGAAGTATATGATAAAAAATATTATAGGTATGCAGAGGAAGATTTCTCCATCACAGATATTCCACTTACTGAAACGGATATCAATGTGTTGACCGAAACGGTTTCTATGTTGAAGCAGTTTAAAGATTTTTCGTTGTTTTCTGATGTTTCAGATATTTTACAACGATTAGAAGATAAAATTTATGCCGAAAAATCGAATACTCGACCGATTATTCATTTGGATAAAAATGATAATTTGAAAGGGTTACATTTTTTAGATGTTTTATATCAAGCAATTGTTAAAAAAGTAGTTTTGAAATTAGAATATAAATCTTTTAAAGCCTTAGAAACGAGTTCTTTTTATTTTCACCCATTTGTTTTAAAAGAATTTAATAATCGTTGGTTTTTAATTGGAAGAAGAAAAGCAAGTCAACCAATTGTGAATTTAGCTTTAGACAGAATTGTTAGTGTAGATTTTGAATTTGGAATGGATTATTTAGAGGAAAATTTTGATGCAGAATACTATTTTAGAGATGTTGTAGGAGTAACAGTAAATCATGGATTAAAAGCAAGAAAAATCGAAATTAAAATAGATGCGGCAAATGCTCCTTATGTATTGACAAAACCGCTACATCGTTCACAAAGGCTAATCGAAACGTATCCAGATGGAAGTGTGTTGCTACATTTGTTTTTAATAATTAACTATGAATTAGAACGATTGTTATTAGGTTTTGGAAGTAGTTTAGAGGTTATTAAGCCAGATGGATTTAGAAAAAGAATGCATGAAATAATACAAAAAGCTTTAGCTAAATATGAGGACAATTGA
- a CDS encoding LytR/AlgR family response regulator transcription factor, whose product MDKINILVVEDTAKERDALLKVLHENNYNVVGVATSHKEALELFYANKVDIAIIDIYLNGVPEGITFAETLNVLPNLAKPFVFLTSTTDRTTFERAKLTKPFSYLLKPFNELELLYALELAVEKFYAQNDVFLGDEEDTVISAEYLFIKKGKSLKKVQITDIVYIEVEEKYCNIVTDKEKFVILISLTKILDLLDPNTFCRTHRNYIVNTSKIMEIVPTDNLVILAGNHKITLSDKYKDLMKKVRTLK is encoded by the coding sequence ATGGATAAAATTAATATATTAGTTGTAGAAGACACTGCAAAAGAACGTGATGCTTTATTAAAAGTACTTCACGAAAACAATTACAACGTAGTGGGTGTTGCTACCAGTCATAAAGAAGCTTTGGAACTTTTTTATGCCAATAAAGTGGACATTGCTATTATAGATATTTATTTAAACGGTGTTCCTGAAGGAATTACATTTGCCGAAACTTTAAATGTTTTGCCCAATTTGGCCAAACCATTTGTATTTTTAACTAGCACAACAGACCGTACAACTTTTGAACGAGCAAAATTAACTAAGCCTTTTAGTTACTTGTTAAAACCTTTTAATGAATTGGAACTTTTATATGCATTAGAATTGGCTGTAGAAAAATTTTATGCGCAAAATGATGTGTTTTTAGGAGACGAAGAAGATACAGTTATAAGTGCTGAATACTTATTTATTAAAAAAGGGAAATCACTTAAAAAAGTTCAAATTACAGACATAGTGTATATTGAAGTTGAAGAAAAATACTGTAATATTGTTACGGATAAAGAAAAGTTTGTAATCCTTATTTCACTAACCAAAATTTTAGATCTTTTAGACCCAAATACCTTTTGTAGAACACACCGAAATTATATTGTGAACACCTCTAAAATAATGGAAATTGTTCCCACCGATAACTTAGTTATACTCGCCGGCAATCACAAAATTACGTTGAGTGATAAATATAAAGATTTAATGAAAAAAGTGAGGACATTGAAGTAA
- a CDS encoding RtcB family protein, whose protein sequence is MNTPINGNDLKELGYPEGTLVGLALRINKKRNGYNREEMFMHYKAVLEHPENYIDDKVFSKLAIAIIEKANEKPEDFIQLNKNPNAFSAYGLENIEEGARKQMEVAMQLPVTIAGALMPDAHQGYGLPIGGVLATNNAVIPYGVGVDIGCRMALSVYDIPEFFYYENEDKFKRELIAHSKFGAGHGFHGQYKSDHAVLESNVFNENTFVKKLKDKAWSQLGSSGGGNHFVEFGIMEFEKDDEILNIPKGKYVALLTHSGSRGLGATIAGHYTKLAKDTCKLPEVAKNLAYLDLNSQLGQEYWLAMNLSGDYASACHEVIHTKMEKALGATVLAKVENHHNFAWKEMYNNEEVIVHRKGATPAAKGLMGIIPGSMTAPGFLVRGKGEENAINSASHGAGRQMSRTKAIKSITKTDMQTILKDHGVTLIGAGLDEAPMAYKDIHQVMAAQQELVDVVAKFTPKMVRMADDGSHED, encoded by the coding sequence ATGAACACACCCATAAACGGAAACGACTTAAAAGAACTAGGCTATCCTGAAGGAACTTTAGTAGGCTTAGCGTTACGAATTAACAAAAAAAGAAACGGATATAACAGAGAAGAAATGTTTATGCATTACAAAGCTGTTTTAGAACATCCAGAAAACTATATTGACGATAAAGTATTTAGCAAACTAGCTATTGCCATTATTGAAAAAGCCAATGAAAAACCAGAAGATTTCATTCAATTGAACAAAAATCCAAATGCATTTTCAGCTTACGGATTAGAAAATATTGAAGAAGGTGCTAGAAAGCAAATGGAAGTCGCGATGCAATTACCGGTGACAATTGCTGGCGCCTTGATGCCAGACGCACATCAAGGTTATGGTTTGCCAATTGGTGGAGTTTTAGCCACAAACAATGCGGTTATTCCATATGGAGTGGGTGTTGATATTGGTTGCAGAATGGCATTATCGGTTTATGATATTCCGGAATTCTTTTATTATGAAAACGAAGATAAATTTAAAAGAGAATTGATTGCGCACTCAAAATTTGGAGCCGGACATGGATTTCATGGTCAGTACAAAAGTGATCATGCGGTATTAGAAAGCAACGTATTTAACGAAAATACTTTTGTGAAAAAATTAAAAGACAAAGCTTGGTCGCAATTAGGTTCTTCTGGTGGTGGAAATCACTTTGTAGAATTCGGAATTATGGAATTTGAAAAAGACGATGAGATTTTAAACATTCCAAAAGGAAAATACGTGGCACTTTTAACACATTCAGGTTCGAGAGGATTAGGCGCAACAATTGCTGGGCATTACACAAAATTAGCTAAAGACACGTGCAAATTACCAGAAGTAGCAAAAAACTTAGCCTATTTAGATTTGAATTCACAATTGGGACAAGAATATTGGTTGGCCATGAACTTGTCTGGTGATTATGCTTCGGCTTGTCATGAAGTGATTCATACTAAAATGGAGAAAGCATTAGGTGCTACGGTTTTAGCGAAAGTAGAAAACCATCATAATTTTGCTTGGAAAGAAATGTACAATAACGAAGAAGTAATTGTACATAGAAAAGGTGCTACTCCAGCAGCAAAAGGCCTCATGGGAATTATACCCGGAAGTATGACCGCACCAGGATTTTTAGTACGAGGAAAAGGCGAAGAAAACGCCATCAACTCAGCTTCACATGGTGCAGGACGACAAATGAGCCGAACAAAAGCTATTAAATCCATTACGAAAACCGACATGCAAACCATCTTGAAAGACCACGGTGTAACGTTGATTGGTGCTGGATTAGATGAAGCTCCAATGGCGTATAAAGACATCCATCAAGTGATGGCTGCCCAACAAGAATTGGTTGATGTAGTTGCCAAGTTTACTCCAAAAATGGTAAGAATGGCAGATGATGGAAGTCATGAGGATTAA
- a CDS encoding sigma-70 family RNA polymerase sigma factor — MRQLKITKQVTNRETASLDKYLQEIGKVDLITADEEVELAQRIKAGDQRALEKLTKANLRFVVSVAKQYQNQGLTLPDLINEGNLGLIKAAQRFDETRGFKFISYAVWWIRQSILQALAEQSRIVRLPLNKIGSINKINKMYALLEQSNERAPSAEEIAKELDMTVNDVKESMKNSGRHLSMDAPLVEGEDSNLYDVLRSGESPNPDRELIHESLQTEIERALETLTPREADVVRLYFGLGDQHPMTLEEIGETFDLTRERVRQIKEKAIRRLKHTSRSKILKTYLG; from the coding sequence ATGAGACAGCTTAAAATTACCAAGCAGGTAACAAACCGTGAAACTGCATCCCTTGACAAATACCTACAAGAAATTGGAAAAGTTGACCTTATCACAGCTGATGAAGAGGTAGAATTAGCACAACGTATTAAAGCGGGTGACCAAAGAGCACTTGAAAAATTAACTAAGGCTAATTTACGTTTCGTAGTATCAGTTGCTAAACAATATCAAAATCAAGGATTAACACTTCCTGACTTAATTAATGAAGGAAACTTAGGTTTAATCAAGGCAGCACAACGTTTTGATGAAACACGTGGTTTCAAATTTATTTCTTATGCCGTTTGGTGGATCCGTCAGTCTATATTACAAGCTTTAGCAGAACAATCTCGAATTGTACGTTTACCTTTAAACAAAATTGGTTCTATTAACAAAATCAATAAAATGTATGCGTTATTAGAACAATCGAATGAGCGTGCTCCTTCAGCTGAAGAAATTGCTAAAGAGTTAGACATGACTGTAAATGATGTAAAAGAGTCGATGAAAAACTCAGGACGTCATTTATCAATGGATGCTCCGTTAGTGGAAGGTGAAGATTCAAACTTATACGACGTATTACGTTCTGGTGAATCTCCAAATCCTGACAGAGAATTAATTCATGAGTCGTTACAAACAGAAATTGAACGTGCTTTAGAAACATTAACTCCAAGAGAAGCGGATGTGGTTCGTTTGTATTTTGGTCTAGGTGATCAACACCCAATGACATTAGAAGAAATTGGAGAAACATTTGACTTAACGCGTGAGCGTGTACGTCAAATTAAAGAAAAAGCTATTAGAAGATTAAAACATACTTCTAGAAGTAAAATATTAAAAACGTATTTAGGCTAA
- a CDS encoding LamG-like jellyroll fold domain-containing protein has product MKKTVLILILLVQVSWSQTPIVKFEFNGNLNSSNGANTLITNSGYSGTVSYTNDRFGQANGACVLPTNVTANLSTVLTNLPQGNSNRTVSVWVKNINYPNNALINVFQYGNNTVNQSYRLGHQGISFDRLFVSDGVNSYVSDNNKAVIYPGGWYHYVAIHDNSTLKIYVNGLLVLSQSNVTLGTSGNTFSLNLGTAAFANSQLHYDDLEIYDVALTETQIQNKYTAETPLNSNQLVAYFGFNNSLTAQNNSSLEFTTSNALPYTTGFNGQGLNFQLSVPASMPFQPSQLNNNNFTISFWNKRSGNPAFTYDTMLEAFGSLYFRDGTANASTRTNFGFNFGGSNWQNVEINRWINNEWVHYAATFEPTTGNATIVKWYRNGILIYEQNIGSGVLNQSFENYITLGGGLTGNGSGTFLASKNASNMQLDELYIYNRALTQAQIMALRYQVPSSLSKENFSIQNSNLYPNPTNSIFNVEIPNEVVKLVTIFDLSGKKLLESNQQKIDVSSLASGIYMVNIETESGKIGVSKLIKK; this is encoded by the coding sequence ATGAAAAAAACAGTACTTATTTTAATTTTATTAGTTCAAGTGAGTTGGTCACAAACGCCAATAGTTAAGTTTGAATTTAACGGAAATTTAAATTCTAGTAACGGAGCAAATACTTTGATTACTAATTCAGGTTATTCAGGAACAGTTTCGTACACCAATGACAGGTTTGGTCAAGCCAATGGAGCGTGTGTGTTGCCCACAAACGTAACGGCAAATTTATCTACGGTATTAACAAATTTACCACAAGGAAATAGTAATAGGACGGTTTCAGTTTGGGTGAAAAATATAAATTATCCCAATAATGCTTTGATAAATGTTTTTCAGTATGGTAACAATACAGTTAATCAATCTTATAGACTGGGTCATCAAGGTATTTCATTTGATAGACTTTTTGTTTCTGATGGTGTCAATTCTTATGTATCAGATAATAATAAAGCAGTAATCTATCCAGGAGGTTGGTACCATTATGTAGCAATACACGATAATAGTACATTAAAAATATATGTTAATGGGTTGTTGGTGTTAAGCCAATCTAATGTGACGCTTGGAACTTCGGGAAATACATTTAGTTTAAATTTAGGAACGGCGGCATTTGCTAACTCTCAATTACATTATGATGATTTAGAAATCTATGATGTAGCACTAACTGAAACGCAAATTCAAAATAAATATACAGCCGAAACTCCACTTAATTCGAATCAATTAGTTGCTTATTTTGGCTTTAATAATAGTTTGACCGCTCAAAATAATTCAAGTCTGGAATTTACCACCAGTAATGCTTTACCATACACAACTGGGTTTAATGGACAAGGATTGAATTTTCAGTTGAGTGTGCCTGCATCAATGCCATTTCAGCCTTCGCAATTAAACAACAACAATTTTACCATTTCTTTTTGGAATAAAAGATCAGGTAATCCTGCTTTTACTTATGATACAATGTTGGAAGCATTTGGTTCGCTCTATTTTAGAGATGGAACCGCAAATGCCTCAACTAGAACTAATTTTGGATTCAATTTTGGGGGAAGCAATTGGCAAAATGTTGAAATTAATAGATGGATTAATAATGAATGGGTGCATTATGCTGCTACGTTCGAACCTACCACAGGAAATGCAACTATTGTAAAATGGTATAGAAACGGAATATTAATTTATGAACAAAATATAGGTAGTGGAGTTTTGAACCAATCTTTCGAAAATTACATTACCCTTGGAGGTGGATTAACAGGTAACGGAAGTGGTACCTTTTTAGCGAGTAAAAATGCTTCAAATATGCAGTTAGATGAACTTTACATTTACAATAGAGCGTTAACTCAAGCTCAGATTATGGCTTTACGATATCAAGTTCCATCCTCGTTATCAAAAGAGAATTTTAGCATACAAAATAGTAATTTATACCCAAATCCTACAAATTCAATTTTCAATGTTGAAATACCGAATGAAGTAGTGAAACTAGTTACGATTTTTGATTTATCAGGTAAAAAGTTATTAGAATCAAATCAACAAAAAATTGACGTTAGTTCACTTGCTTCTGGAATTTATATGGTAAATATCGAAACAGAATCAGGAAAAATTGGAGTTAGTAAATTGATTAAGAAATAA